A region of Pseudoalteromonas aliena SW19 DNA encodes the following proteins:
- a CDS encoding enoyl-CoA hydratase — MSESKSNPSIELTTEGHVAILTMSNPPANTWTKDTLVDLKNTVNELNNNKNIYALVLTGEGEKFFSAGADLNVFAGGDKGVAADMSRVFGEAFEALTNFRGVSVAAINGYAMGGGLEVALACDVRIAEEQAQMALPEAKVGLLPCAGGTQNLAWLVGEGWAKRMILCGERLKADKALQIGLVEEVVPQGESFAAALKLANQVADQSPTSVAACKTLIQKGRHQPMASVLPLERELFVGLFDTEDQQEGVNAFLEKRRANWVNG, encoded by the coding sequence ATGTCAGAATCTAAATCTAATCCGAGTATTGAACTTACAACCGAAGGTCATGTTGCTATTTTAACTATGTCTAACCCGCCAGCAAATACCTGGACAAAAGACACCCTAGTTGATTTAAAAAATACCGTTAATGAGCTTAATAATAATAAAAATATTTATGCATTAGTACTGACTGGTGAAGGCGAGAAGTTTTTTAGCGCAGGTGCCGACCTAAACGTATTTGCTGGTGGCGATAAAGGCGTAGCCGCCGATATGTCGCGTGTATTTGGTGAAGCGTTTGAAGCGCTTACTAATTTTAGAGGCGTGTCGGTTGCAGCCATTAACGGCTATGCAATGGGTGGCGGGCTAGAAGTTGCCCTTGCGTGCGACGTACGTATAGCGGAAGAGCAAGCACAAATGGCGCTCCCTGAAGCTAAAGTAGGGTTGTTACCGTGTGCGGGTGGCACACAAAATTTAGCATGGCTAGTTGGCGAAGGCTGGGCAAAACGCATGATTTTATGCGGCGAGCGCCTAAAAGCTGATAAAGCTCTGCAAATTGGCTTAGTAGAAGAAGTAGTACCACAGGGTGAAAGCTTTGCGGCCGCATTAAAACTGGCCAACCAAGTAGCCGATCAAAGCCCTACCTCAGTTGCAGCGTGTAAAACATTGATTCAAAAAGGGCGCCATCAACCAATGGCAAGTGTATTGCCTCTTGAGCGCGAGTTATTTGTTGGTTTATTTGATACCGAAGATCAACAAGAGGGCGTAAATGCCTTTTTAGAAAAACGCCGCGCTAACTGGGTAAATGGCTAA
- a CDS encoding acyl-CoA dehydrogenase family protein has product MDFNLSEDQQAFAQTARQFAESELAPYAAKWDREHIFPKDTIKAAGELGFCGLYTPEDAGGLGLSRLDSSIIFEQLAMGCTATTAMLTIHNMATWMVASFGTDAVKDKYVEQLVMGELLASYCLTEPGSGSDAASLKTKAVLEGDEYVINGSKMFISGAGETEVLVVMARTGGEGAAGISAFVVPADAKGVEYGKAEEKMGWNAQPTRLISFEDVRIPAHNLLGAEGEGFKFAMQGLDGGRINIATCSIGTAQAALNTAREYLKERTQFGKPLAAFQALQFKIADMNTELVAARQMVRLAAFKLDNNDVEKTTYCAMAKRFATDVGFTVCNDALQIHGGYGYIKEYPLERHVRDVRVHQILEGTNEIMRVIIARRILAESASDVL; this is encoded by the coding sequence ATGGACTTTAACTTATCAGAAGATCAACAAGCCTTTGCGCAAACAGCACGCCAATTTGCCGAGTCGGAACTTGCACCCTATGCAGCAAAATGGGATCGCGAGCATATTTTCCCTAAAGACACGATTAAAGCAGCGGGTGAGCTTGGCTTTTGTGGTTTATACACGCCAGAGGATGCCGGCGGCCTTGGTTTATCACGTTTAGATTCGAGTATCATTTTTGAACAGCTTGCTATGGGCTGCACAGCAACTACGGCCATGTTAACCATTCATAATATGGCCACGTGGATGGTAGCAAGCTTTGGTACCGATGCAGTTAAAGACAAGTACGTAGAGCAATTAGTCATGGGTGAGCTACTTGCCTCCTACTGTTTAACAGAGCCAGGCTCGGGTTCAGATGCCGCGTCACTTAAAACAAAAGCCGTGCTTGAGGGCGATGAGTACGTTATTAACGGCTCAAAAATGTTTATATCGGGCGCTGGCGAAACCGAAGTATTAGTGGTAATGGCACGTACAGGCGGCGAAGGCGCAGCGGGTATTTCTGCATTTGTAGTGCCTGCCGATGCAAAAGGTGTTGAATACGGCAAAGCTGAGGAAAAAATGGGTTGGAACGCACAACCTACACGCCTAATTAGCTTTGAAGATGTCCGCATTCCTGCGCACAACTTATTAGGTGCTGAGGGCGAAGGCTTTAAATTTGCGATGCAAGGTCTTGATGGCGGCAGGATAAACATTGCAACATGTTCAATTGGTACAGCACAGGCAGCACTCAATACCGCCCGCGAATATTTAAAAGAACGCACACAATTTGGTAAGCCATTGGCTGCGTTTCAAGCATTGCAATTTAAAATTGCCGATATGAACACCGAGCTTGTAGCTGCGCGCCAAATGGTCAGGCTTGCTGCATTTAAACTTGATAATAACGACGTTGAAAAAACCACTTACTGCGCCATGGCTAAACGTTTTGCTACCGATGTTGGCTTTACTGTGTGTAACGACGCACTGCAAATTCATGGTGGTTACGGTTATATAAAAGAATACCCGCTTGAGCGCCATGTACGTGATGTACGCGTTCATCAAATTTTAGAGGGCACTAACGAAATTATGCGTGTGATTATAGCGCGCCGTATTTTGGCTGAGTCTGCAAGCGACGTTTTATAA
- a CDS encoding SDR family oxidoreductase, which yields MEIKNNTVVITGGAQGLGFAMAQKFALMGANIALIDMAQDLLNTACEQLTQLEGVTGSIKGYAANVTNESEVENVFNTINSDFGHIGVLINNAGILRDGMFIKAKDGKVVKKMSLEQFQSVIDVNLTGVFLAGREAASHMIESGKGGVIVNMSSVARAGNIGQTNYAASKAGVVALTTTWAKELGRFGIRVGAIAPGVISTAMTDAMKPEAKQRMLAVTPVGRLGESDEIAHTAQYIIENDFFTGRVVEIDGGIRL from the coding sequence GTGGAAATTAAAAATAACACGGTAGTAATAACCGGTGGCGCACAAGGTTTAGGCTTTGCAATGGCGCAAAAGTTTGCACTTATGGGCGCAAACATTGCTTTAATAGATATGGCACAAGACTTATTAAACACCGCATGCGAGCAGTTAACGCAACTTGAGGGTGTCACTGGCAGCATTAAAGGGTATGCCGCAAACGTAACAAATGAGAGCGAAGTAGAAAACGTATTTAATACTATTAACAGCGATTTTGGCCACATTGGTGTGCTTATAAACAACGCCGGTATTTTACGCGACGGCATGTTTATAAAGGCAAAAGACGGTAAAGTCGTTAAAAAAATGTCTCTTGAGCAATTTCAATCAGTGATTGATGTAAACCTGACCGGTGTGTTTTTAGCAGGGCGGGAAGCGGCAAGCCACATGATTGAATCAGGCAAAGGCGGCGTTATAGTTAATATGTCGAGCGTAGCGCGAGCAGGTAACATAGGCCAAACAAACTACGCAGCATCAAAAGCAGGCGTGGTGGCACTTACCACCACATGGGCTAAAGAACTTGGTCGATTTGGTATACGTGTAGGCGCTATTGCACCAGGTGTTATAAGCACCGCCATGACCGACGCCATGAAGCCCGAAGCGAAACAGCGTATGCTTGCAGTAACACCCGTAGGGCGCTTAGGCGAAAGCGACGAAATTGCCCATACTGCACAATACATAATCGAAAACGATTTTTTTACCGGTCGCGTGGTTGAAATAGACGGCGGTATTCGTTTGTAA
- a CDS encoding thiolase family protein, whose translation MTLESVVIVAAKRTPMGGFMGALSDAQSTELGATAIASVLAQTGLANDAIDEVIMGCVLPAGLGQAPARQAMLKAGLALSTGATTINKVCGSGLKAAMLANDLIKAGSIQSAIAGGMESMTNAPYFIPKARGGMRMGHGEIKDHMMSDGLEDAYDNKAMGCFAQDTADEYGIGREQMDAFALGSLSKAKAAIQNGSFDNEVAPHTMQTRKGDVTVSIDEQPGNARPEKIPSLRAAFKKDGTITAANSSSISDGGAALILMSESKAKEQGLTPLCKIVAHSTHSQKPSEFTVAPVGAMNSVLEKAGWAVNDVDLWEINEAFAMVTMLAINELKLDASKVNVNGGACALGHPIGASGARILVTLIHALKNRGLKKGIASLCIGGGEAVAMAVEAY comes from the coding sequence TGGGAGCGTTAAGTGATGCGCAGTCTACCGAGCTTGGCGCTACCGCCATTGCAAGTGTACTCGCACAAACTGGTTTAGCTAATGATGCAATAGACGAAGTTATTATGGGCTGTGTATTACCCGCAGGCCTTGGGCAAGCACCTGCACGCCAAGCAATGTTAAAAGCAGGGCTTGCACTTAGCACAGGTGCTACAACAATTAACAAGGTATGTGGCTCTGGTTTAAAAGCGGCCATGCTTGCAAACGATTTAATTAAAGCGGGCTCTATACAATCAGCTATTGCTGGTGGCATGGAAAGCATGACAAACGCACCGTACTTTATTCCAAAAGCGCGTGGCGGAATGCGCATGGGTCACGGTGAAATAAAAGATCACATGATGAGCGATGGCCTTGAAGACGCCTACGACAACAAAGCAATGGGTTGTTTTGCACAAGACACCGCCGACGAATATGGCATTGGTCGTGAGCAAATGGATGCATTTGCGTTAGGCTCACTAAGTAAAGCAAAAGCGGCAATACAAAACGGCAGTTTTGATAACGAAGTTGCCCCGCATACGATGCAAACACGCAAAGGTGATGTAACAGTATCGATTGATGAGCAACCTGGTAATGCCCGCCCTGAAAAAATACCAAGCTTACGTGCAGCGTTTAAAAAAGACGGCACCATTACAGCGGCTAATTCATCGTCAATTTCAGACGGTGGCGCAGCGCTTATATTAATGAGCGAATCAAAAGCAAAAGAGCAGGGCTTAACACCGCTTTGTAAAATTGTGGCGCACAGTACGCATTCTCAAAAACCAAGCGAGTTTACCGTAGCGCCAGTAGGGGCGATGAATAGCGTGCTTGAAAAAGCAGGTTGGGCTGTAAACGATGTTGACCTTTGGGAAATTAACGAAGCATTTGCCATGGTAACTATGCTGGCTATTAACGAGTTAAAACTTGATGCAAGCAAAGTAAACGTCAATGGCGGCGCGTGTGCATTGGGTCACCCAATTGGTGCAAGCGGCGCGCGCATTTTAGTCACACTTATTCATGCCCTTAAAAACCGTGGCCTTAAAAAAGGCATTGCTTCTTTATGTATTGGTGGCGGTGAAGCAGTTGCAATGGCTGTTGAGGCATACTAA
- a CDS encoding biosynthetic peptidoglycan transglycosylase, whose amino-acid sequence MIEEDYKKGWRQHFPTYHFDDRDIALEEYKVAAKNLESEERVFLNASNVTLVSSAALGSLLVGSSSQLITVFNGIIPPYIISLILLSIISSFSFISLKYFSDRQRAIIFSGRKVIILRRMLGLSYGNIQLLLPNWRVEGADQPLALRLFPGWLTYAAYPFWIISIISSSVVLFLSAYFIKQNPSVFSSEFNSIFILLMGFTWSALAMMIYRSSLLDTHETSRLLFYKFISRIIGLPLTENIEYIVYRAKLAVYETDRLKVSTKNIKKFLIFIEDKDFYSHSGISYKSLARSLLGVIKIKPRSGGSTIVQQLTRTLFITNLSKTKRRKFIELALAPWITSVFSKDLILDIYISSVRFERRQFGVIEAMEHFWDEVECSPSNAQAFFLIERVSNIRSKLLVNKIIETVLSAKEQGLMSADDIINLVELYSEAVENRKIIADQAELLKLSEGVINA is encoded by the coding sequence TTGATCGAAGAAGACTATAAAAAAGGGTGGCGGCAGCATTTTCCTACTTACCATTTTGATGATCGCGATATAGCTTTGGAAGAGTATAAGGTTGCAGCTAAAAATCTAGAGTCAGAAGAACGAGTTTTCCTAAATGCATCAAATGTAACGCTTGTCTCATCTGCAGCATTAGGTTCGTTATTGGTTGGTTCATCAAGTCAACTAATTACTGTTTTTAATGGAATTATCCCCCCATATATTATTTCATTAATTCTATTATCTATAATTAGTAGCTTTTCTTTCATCAGTCTAAAGTATTTTTCTGACCGGCAGCGGGCAATAATATTTTCAGGAAGAAAAGTCATTATTTTGAGGCGGATGTTAGGATTAAGCTACGGAAATATCCAGCTTCTTTTGCCCAACTGGAGAGTCGAAGGAGCGGATCAACCCCTTGCCTTAAGGTTGTTTCCCGGGTGGCTGACATATGCTGCGTACCCATTCTGGATTATTTCCATTATTTCCAGCTCTGTAGTGTTGTTTTTAAGTGCCTACTTTATAAAACAAAACCCCAGTGTTTTCTCATCTGAATTTAACTCTATCTTTATTTTGTTAATGGGATTTACTTGGTCTGCCCTTGCAATGATGATCTATCGTTCATCCTTGCTTGATACGCATGAAACATCGAGACTTTTATTTTACAAGTTTATATCTCGGATTATAGGGTTGCCATTAACTGAAAACATTGAGTACATTGTTTATCGTGCAAAATTAGCAGTTTACGAGACTGATAGACTTAAAGTTTCTACTAAGAACATAAAGAAATTTCTCATTTTTATAGAAGATAAAGACTTCTATAGCCACTCTGGTATTAGTTATAAGTCGCTTGCGAGAAGCCTATTGGGTGTAATTAAAATAAAGCCTCGATCTGGAGGTTCAACTATTGTCCAGCAGCTCACTCGAACGCTCTTCATTACAAATTTAAGTAAGACAAAGCGGCGGAAATTTATTGAGCTAGCATTGGCTCCTTGGATTACAAGTGTATTCAGCAAGGATCTAATTCTCGATATTTATATTTCCTCAGTGCGCTTCGAACGTCGACAGTTTGGGGTTATCGAAGCTATGGAACACTTCTGGGACGAAGTTGAATGCAGTCCTAGTAACGCGCAAGCTTTTTTTCTTATAGAAAGGGTTAGTAATATTAGGTCTAAATTGCTCGTTAATAAAATTATTGAAACAGTACTGTCTGCAAAAGAACAGGGATTAATGAGCGCTGATGATATAATAAACCTTGTTGAGTTATATAGTGAGGCTGTTGAAAATAGGAAAATAATAGCGGATCAAGCTGAATTGCTTAAATTATCTGAGGGCGTAATAAATGCTTAA
- the mmsB gene encoding 3-hydroxyisobutyrate dehydrogenase, protein MTKLNIGFIGLGNMGGPMAANLIKAGHTVSVFDLNQSVVNELASKGAKAAVDAKQCATNADVLISMLPAGKHVKSLYLGNNGDSGLINVLSKNTLVIDCSTIDAKSARIVGSALGKQGISFVDAPVSGGVAGATAGTLTFIVGGEKAAFDKAHTVLSDMGKNIFHAGDIGAGQVAKICNNMLLSILMAGTSEALQMGINNGLDPKVLSDIMIASSGRNWTLELYNPCPGVMDTAPASNDYKPGFMVDLMAKDLGLAMEAAQQSNSSTPMGSMAKNLYTMLQHQGAGSDDFSAIFKLFSK, encoded by the coding sequence ATGACTAAACTCAATATCGGTTTTATCGGCTTAGGCAATATGGGCGGCCCAATGGCGGCTAACTTAATTAAAGCTGGACATACTGTGAGTGTGTTCGATTTAAACCAGTCGGTCGTAAATGAACTTGCAAGCAAAGGCGCAAAAGCCGCAGTTGATGCAAAGCAGTGCGCAACAAATGCTGACGTACTTATTAGCATGTTACCTGCGGGCAAACATGTTAAATCCCTATACTTGGGTAATAACGGCGACAGCGGTTTAATTAACGTGCTGAGCAAAAATACATTAGTAATTGATTGCTCAACAATAGATGCAAAATCAGCACGTATTGTAGGCAGCGCACTTGGTAAACAAGGCATAAGCTTTGTAGATGCACCAGTATCGGGCGGAGTTGCAGGCGCAACTGCAGGCACACTTACTTTTATTGTAGGCGGCGAAAAAGCCGCGTTCGATAAAGCACATACAGTGCTGAGTGATATGGGTAAAAACATATTTCATGCAGGCGATATTGGCGCAGGACAAGTAGCAAAAATATGTAATAACATGCTACTTAGCATTTTAATGGCAGGCACCAGCGAAGCACTGCAAATGGGTATTAACAACGGCCTCGATCCTAAAGTACTTAGCGACATTATGATCGCAAGTTCGGGCCGTAACTGGACGCTTGAGCTTTACAATCCTTGCCCAGGTGTAATGGATACCGCACCGGCTAGTAACGATTACAAACCAGGCTTTATGGTTGATTTAATGGCTAAAGATTTAGGCCTTGCCATGGAAGCCGCGCAGCAAAGTAATTCATCAACCCCAATGGGTTCAATGGCTAAAAATTTATACACTATGCTACAGCACCAAGGTGCGGGTAGTGATGACTTTAGTGCCATTTTTAAACTGTTTTCTAAGTAG
- a CDS encoding CoA-acylating methylmalonate-semialdehyde dehydrogenase, which produces MHQVPLLIDGEFIQSVSKELIDVINPATQEVLAQVPCTTESEMDAAIASASETFKAWKDVPITERARIMMKYAALLKEHHDELATIICHELGKTFEDAKGDVWRGIEVVEQAANAPSLMMGETMENVARKIDTYSYMQPLGVCAGVTPFNFPAMIPLWMFPLAIVCGNTFILKPSEQDPLTPMRLAELFIEAGAPKGVLQVVHGTKPQVDRLLEDKAVRAISFVGSCGVGAYIYSKGTQNLKRVQACVGAKNHMVIMPDASKSHVVNNLVGASVGAAGQRCMGISVAVFVGQASQWVDEIKAGFENVRPGVWDDANAAYGPQTSKAAKARILSLIAGGKEQGATCLIDGSDFTVEGYEQGNWVGPTLFTDVTKEMDLYKEEIFGPVLACMFVDTLDEAIALINDSPYGNGTSLFTSSGAVARKFQHEIEVGQVGINVPIPVPLPFFSFTGWKGSFYGDTHTYGKQGIRFYTETKTITSRWFEDDIASGPNMSINLK; this is translated from the coding sequence ATGCACCAAGTTCCACTACTTATAGACGGCGAATTTATTCAATCAGTATCAAAAGAGCTTATCGATGTGATAAACCCTGCAACTCAAGAAGTACTTGCACAAGTGCCATGTACCACCGAGTCAGAAATGGACGCGGCAATTGCCTCAGCCTCTGAGACGTTTAAAGCATGGAAAGACGTACCCATTACTGAACGTGCTCGCATTATGATGAAGTACGCGGCGCTATTAAAAGAACACCACGATGAGCTTGCTACCATTATTTGCCACGAATTGGGTAAAACATTTGAAGATGCAAAAGGCGATGTGTGGCGCGGTATTGAAGTAGTAGAACAAGCAGCGAATGCTCCATCATTAATGATGGGTGAAACAATGGAAAACGTAGCGCGCAAAATCGATACGTATTCTTACATGCAGCCACTTGGTGTATGTGCGGGCGTAACACCATTTAACTTCCCTGCAATGATCCCCCTTTGGATGTTCCCGCTGGCTATTGTGTGTGGTAACACCTTTATTTTAAAACCGTCTGAGCAAGATCCACTTACACCGATGCGCTTAGCAGAGCTATTTATTGAAGCCGGCGCACCAAAAGGCGTATTACAAGTTGTTCACGGTACAAAACCACAAGTAGACCGCCTATTAGAAGATAAAGCCGTACGTGCTATTTCGTTTGTTGGCTCGTGTGGTGTAGGTGCTTATATTTATTCTAAAGGCACACAAAACCTAAAACGCGTGCAAGCGTGTGTTGGCGCTAAAAACCACATGGTTATTATGCCTGATGCAAGTAAATCGCACGTTGTTAACAACCTAGTAGGCGCATCAGTCGGCGCTGCGGGTCAGCGCTGTATGGGTATTTCGGTTGCTGTATTTGTAGGCCAAGCAAGTCAGTGGGTAGATGAAATTAAAGCAGGCTTTGAAAATGTACGCCCAGGCGTGTGGGATGATGCAAATGCGGCATACGGGCCGCAAACATCAAAAGCAGCAAAAGCACGTATTTTATCACTCATTGCTGGTGGTAAAGAGCAAGGCGCTACCTGTTTAATTGATGGTTCTGACTTTACGGTTGAAGGGTATGAGCAAGGTAACTGGGTTGGCCCAACGTTATTTACCGATGTAACCAAAGAGATGGATTTATACAAAGAAGAAATATTTGGCCCCGTACTGGCGTGTATGTTTGTAGACACGCTTGATGAGGCAATCGCCCTTATTAACGACAGTCCTTACGGTAATGGTACCTCGTTATTTACGTCAAGCGGCGCAGTGGCTCGTAAATTCCAACACGAAATTGAAGTAGGCCAAGTCGGTATTAATGTGCCAATTCCGGTGCCACTGCCGTTCTTTTCGTTCACTGGTTGGAAAGGCTCGTTTTACGGCGATACACACACCTACGGTAAACAAGGTATTCGTTTTTACACAGAAACTAAAACGATTACCTCACGTTGGTTTGAAGACGATATTGCGTCGGGTCCAAACATGAGCATTAACTTAAAGTAA
- a CDS encoding enoyl-CoA hydratase/isomerase family protein, whose translation MSALTLLNSADEPVVFETATAENGSLIGLITLNAPKALNALNFEMIKLLEPQLRAWQDDDAIAMVLLKGAGDKAFCAGGDVVSLHHAMAQGKPTSLVEEFFTLEYKLDYLIHTFDKPILVWGNGIVMGGGLGLMAGASHRVVTETSRIAMPEQTIGLYPDVGGSYFLHKMPQNVGLFLGLTSASINCDDARFVSLADHFIDSTKYDSMLTQILTAKWGKTASLNHERLTKLLTDLDNQSARMPKGNIKANLKTIQKLGEFTTLQEQVDYILGLTTDDKWLQRAQKSLKHGCPLSCALVSEQLKTSKGKSLLACFKMELGMSVRAGEVGEFQEGVRALLIDKDGAPNWQYKTLSDVPQTIIDSFFVNRFGENQPLNGLDTPIHK comes from the coding sequence ATGAGTGCTTTAACATTATTAAATAGCGCCGATGAGCCCGTGGTATTTGAAACCGCAACCGCAGAAAACGGCAGTTTAATTGGGCTTATTACACTCAATGCGCCAAAAGCCTTAAATGCACTTAATTTTGAGATGATCAAATTACTTGAGCCGCAATTGCGAGCTTGGCAAGACGATGATGCTATTGCAATGGTGTTGTTAAAAGGCGCAGGCGATAAAGCATTTTGTGCAGGCGGCGATGTTGTAAGCCTTCATCATGCAATGGCGCAAGGTAAACCAACAAGCTTAGTTGAAGAGTTTTTTACGCTTGAGTACAAGCTTGATTACCTTATTCATACCTTTGATAAACCAATCCTTGTTTGGGGTAACGGTATAGTGATGGGCGGCGGTTTAGGGTTAATGGCCGGTGCTAGCCACCGCGTTGTAACCGAAACATCTCGCATTGCCATGCCAGAGCAAACCATAGGTTTATACCCAGATGTAGGCGGCAGTTACTTTTTACATAAAATGCCACAAAACGTGGGGCTATTTTTAGGGTTAACGTCGGCATCAATTAACTGCGACGACGCGCGTTTTGTATCACTTGCCGATCACTTTATCGACAGCACTAAATATGATTCCATGCTTACGCAAATTTTAACTGCAAAGTGGGGCAAAACCGCAAGTTTAAATCATGAGCGTTTAACTAAGTTATTAACCGATTTAGACAACCAATCTGCGCGTATGCCAAAAGGCAATATAAAAGCTAATTTAAAAACGATTCAAAAGCTGGGTGAATTTACAACCTTGCAGGAGCAAGTTGATTATATTTTAGGGCTAACCACTGATGATAAGTGGCTACAGCGCGCTCAAAAATCACTTAAACACGGATGCCCACTAAGTTGTGCACTCGTTAGTGAGCAATTAAAAACAAGTAAAGGCAAAAGCTTATTAGCGTGTTTTAAAATGGAGCTAGGTATGTCGGTTCGCGCTGGCGAAGTAGGTGAATTTCAAGAAGGTGTAAGAGCGCTATTAATAGATAAAGACGGCGCACCTAATTGGCAATACAAAACATTAAGTGATGTACCACAAACAATAATAGACAGCTTTTTTGTTAATCGTTTTGGCGAAAACCAACCACTCAATGGCTTAGACACGCCAATACACAAATAA